The Prunus persica cultivar Lovell chromosome G8, Prunus_persica_NCBIv2, whole genome shotgun sequence genome includes a region encoding these proteins:
- the LOC18768448 gene encoding germin-like protein subfamily 1 member 13, which translates to MKGDHFLISTLAFLAFATFLASAYDPSPLQDFCVALKDIKDGVFVNGKFCKDPKLANANDFFFSGLQNPRNTQNPVGSNVTAVNVDNLAGLNTLGISLARIDFAPNGLNPPHTHPRATEILVVLEGTLYVGFVTSNGDGNRLFTKVLNKGDVFVFPIGLIHFQLNVGHVNAVAFAGLSSQNPGVITIANAVFGSKPPINPDVLTKAFQVDNKVVDYLQKQFWYDNN; encoded by the exons ATGAAAGGAGATCATTTTCTCATAAGCACTCTTGCCTTTTTGGCATTTGCAACGTTCCTTGCCTCCGCCTATGACCCCAGTCCTCTTCAGGACTTCTGTGTAGCACTTAAGGACATCAAAGACGGTg TGTTTGTGAATGGGAAATTCTGCAAGGACCCAAAGCTTGCCAATGCAAatgatttcttcttttctgggCTTCAAAATCCAAGAAACACACAAAATCCGGTTGGTTCAAATGTGACAGCCGTGAACGTGGACAACCTAGCAGGATTGAACACTCTCGGCATATCCTTGGCTCGCATAGACTTTGCACCAAATGGTCTAAACCCTCCTCACACTCACCCTCGTGCCACCGAAATCCTTGTGGTCTTGGAAGGAACACTCTATGTTGGTTTCGTCACATCCAACGGTGATGGCAATCGCCTGTTCACCAAAGTGTTGAACAAGGGAGATGTGTTTGTGTTCCCAATAGGCCTCATTCATTTTCAACTCAATGTGGGACATGTCAACGCTGTAGCCTTTGCTGGGCTTAGCAGCCAGAATCCAGGAGTGATCACCATAGCCAATGCAGTGTTTGGCTCCAAGCCTCCCATCAATCCTGATGTTCTAACCAAGGCCTTCCAAGTTGACAACAAGGTGGTTGACTATCTCCAGAAACAGTTCTGGTACGACAAcaattag
- the LOC18768161 gene encoding serine decarboxylase translates to MDRKNEAVAMDLLLEDFDPTAVVAEPLPTVVTSDVNCDLIGKLAEDLKGSLEKPMVLGRNVHTTCLAVTEPEANDEFTGDKDAYMASVLARYRKTLVERTKHHLGYPYNLDFDYGALTQLQHFSINNLGDPFIESNYGVHSRQFEVGVLDWFARLWEIEKSDYWGYITNCGTEGNLHGVLVGREVFPDGILYASRESHYSIFKAARMYRMECVKVDCLISGEIDCKDFRAKLVLNKDKPAIINVNIGTTVKGAVDDLDLVIQTLEECGFKQDRFYIHCDGALFGLMMPFVKRAPKVTFKKPIGSVSVSGHKFVGCPMPCGVQITRLEHINALSRNVEYLASRDATIMGSRNGHAPIFLWYTLNKKGYKGFQKEVQKCLRNAHYLKDRLRDAGISAMLNELSSTVVFERPKDEEFVRRWQLACQGNIAHVVVMPSVNIDKLDDFLNELVEKRSTWYNDEKVQPPCIAADVGTENCACGQHK, encoded by the exons ATGGATCGCAAGAATGAGGCCGTGGCGATGGACTTGCTATTGGAGGATTTCGATCCGACGGCTGTGGTTGCAGAGCCTCTGCCTACGGTCGTAACCAGCGACGTTAACTGCGATCTTATCGGAAAGTTGGCCGAAGATCTCAAAGGCAGCCTAGAGAAACCGATGGTGCTTGGCAGGAACGTGCATACCACGTGCCTGGCCGTGACGGAGCCCGAAGCCAACGACGAGTTCACCGGCGATAAAGACGCCTACATGGCTAGCGTTCTTGCTCGCTACCGCAAGACCCTCGTCGAAAGGACCAAGCACCATTTGG GTTATCCTTACAATTTGGACTTCGATTATGGTGCTTTAACGCAGTTGCAGCATTTCTCCATCAACAATTTGGGGGATCCGTTTATCGAAAGCAACTATGGAGTCCATTCGAGACAGTTCGAAGTGGGTGTTCTAGATTGGTTCGCTCGGTTGTGGGAGATTGAGAAGAGCGACTATTGGGGATACATTACCAATTGTGGTACAGAAGGAAATCTTCATGGAGTTTTAGTTGG GAGAGAAGTATTTCCAGATGGGATTCTGTATGCTTCTCGAGAGTCGCACTATTCGATATTTAAAGCAGCGAGAATGTATAGAATGGAATGCGTAAAGGTTGATTGTCTGATCTCTGGTGAGATTGATTGTAAGGATTTCAGAGCTAAGCTTGTTCTTAACAAGGATAAACCAGCCATCATCAATGTTAATATAG GAACAACTGTCAAAGGAGCTGTTGATGACCTGGATCTTGTCATACAAACCCTTGAAGAATGTGGATTCAAGCAAGACCGGTTCTACATTCACTGCGACGGAGCATTATTTGGACTCATGATGCCTTTTGTCAAACGT GCACCAAAAGTTACTTTCAAGAAGCCCATTGGAAGCGTCAGTGTTTCTGGTCACAAGTTTGTAGGGTGTCCAATGCCTTGTGGTGTTCAGATAACAAGGCTGGAGCACATTAATGCCCTTTCAAGGAATGTAGAGTACCTTGCGTCAAGGGATGCCACAATCATGGGAAGCCGGAATGGCCATGCTCCTATCTTCCTATGGTACACCCTCAACAAAAAAGGTTACAAAGGGTTCCAAAAAGAAGTCCAGAAATGTCTTAGAAATGCTCACTACTTGAAGGACCGCCTTCGTGATGCTGGGATCAGTGCCATGCTGAATGAGCTAAGTAGCACAGTTGTGTTTGAGCGGCCGAAGGACGAGGAGTTTGTTCGCAGGTGGCAGTTGGCTTGCCAAGGAAATATTGCCCATGTCGTGGTGATGCCAAGCGTCAACATCGATAAATTGGATGATTTCTTGAATGAACTAGTTGAAAAACGCTCAACTTGGTACAATGATGAGAAAGTTCAGCCTCCCTGTATTGCAGCTGATGTAGGAACTGAGAATTGTGCTTGTGGGCAGCACAAGTGA
- the LOC18766468 gene encoding germin-like protein subfamily 1 member 13 — protein sequence MKGDHFLIITLAILAFATFLASAYDPSPLQDFCVAVKDIKSGVFVNGKFCKDPKLANANDFFFSGLQNPRNTKNPVGSNVTAVNVDNLEGLNTLGISLARIDFAPNGLNPPHTHPRATEILVVLEGTLYVGFVTSNGDGNRLFTKVLNKGDVFVFPIGLIHFQLNVGHVNAVAFAGLSSQNPGVITIANAVFGSKPPINPDVLTKAFQVDNKVVDYLQKQFWYDNN from the exons ATGAAAGGTGATCATTTTCTCATAATCACTCTTGCCATTTTGGCATTTGCAACGTTCCTTGCCTCTGCCTATGACCCCAGTCCTCTTCAGGACTTCTGTGTAGCAGTTAAGGACATCAAATCTGGAG TGTTTGTGAATGGGAAATTCTGCAAGGACCCAAAGCTTGCCAATGCAAatgatttcttcttttctgggcttcaaaatccaagaaatacaaaaaatcCGGTTGGTTCAAATGTGACAGCTGTGAATGTGGACAACCTAGAAGGACTGAACACTCTCGGCATATCCTTAGCCCGCATAGACTTTGCACCAAATGGCCTAAACCCTCCTCACACTCACCCTCGTGCCACCGAAATCCTTGTGGTCTTGGAAGGAACACTCTATGTTGGTTTCGTCACATCCAACGGTGATGGCAATCGCCTATTCACCAAAGTGTTGAACAAGGGAGATGTGTTTGTGTTCCCAATAGGCCTCATTCATTTTCAACTCAATGTGGGACATGTCAACGCTGTAGCCTTTGCTGGGCTTAGCAGCCAGAATCCAGGAGTGATCACCATAGCCAATGCAGTGTTTGGCTCCAAGCCTCCCATCAATCCTGATGTTCTAACCAAGGCCTTCCAAGTTGACAACAAGGTGGTTGACTATCTCCAGAAACAGTTCTGGTACGACAACAattag
- the LOC18767501 gene encoding abscisic acid 8'-hydroxylase 3, whose translation MELFILVILALVLIFVLSAFFVLHSWTSSPKSLVDIPGSLGWPIVGESFSFISEFSSPSGIYSFVNKRQQRYGKVFKTSVLGRFTVFMTGREASKMLLAGKDGMVSLNLFYTGQQVLGPTSLLQTTGEEHKRLRRLIAEPLSVDGLKKYFKFINTLAIETLEQWPGRTVLVLEEASTFTLKVIGNMIMSLEPAGEEQEKFRSNFKLISSSFASLPFKIPGTAFHLGIQARDRMYAMLDSVISKRRSGGGFQKDFLESLIMKHSKAAGDEDDKDKLTDKQLKDNILTLLVAGHDTTTAALTWLIKFLGENPSVLEQLRDEHQQIQSNRENGANLTWDEVNNMPYTAKVINETLRRATILPWNSRKAAQNFEIDGYKIEKGWSVNLDVVSIHHDPEIFPNPQKFDPSRFDAPLKPFSFLGFGSGQRMCPGINLAKLEISVFIHHLVCRYKWIPLEKDDSVQPTLVRMPKNKYPIVVESL comes from the exons ATGGAGCTGTTCATCTTAGTCATCTTGGCACtggtattaatttttgttttgtcagCTTTCTTTGTGCTGCACTCTTGGACTTCATCACCAAAGAGCTTGGTGGACATCCCAGGTAGCTTGGGTTGGCCAATTGTGGGAGAAAGCTTCTCATTTATATCAGAGTTTTCAAGTCCATCTGGTATTTACAGCTTCGTGAACAAGAGGCAGCAGAG gtatgGGAAAGTGTTCAAGACTAGTGTGTTGGGTAGATTCACTGTGTTCATGACTGGGAGGGAAGCAAGCAAGATGTTGTTAGCAGGAAAAGATGGGATGGTGAGCTTAAACCTCTTCTACACAGGGCAGCAGGTGCTAGGGCCTACCAGCTTGCTCCAAACCACTGGAGAAGAACACAAGCGGCTTAGACGGTTGATTGCAGAGCCCCTATCAGTTGATGgccttaaaaaatattttaagtttATCAATACTCTTGCAATTGAGACATTAGAACAGTGGCCCGGACGAACAGTTTTGGTTCTTGAAGAAGCTTCTACA TTCACTCTCAAAGTTATCGGCAACATGATAATGAGCTTGGAGCCTGCTGGTGAAGAGCAGGAGAAGTTTAGATCCAATTTTAAACtcatctcttcctcctttgCATCCTTGCCATTTAAAATCCCGGGAACAGCTTTCCATCTTGGTATTCAG GCTCGAGATAGGATGTATGCAATGTTGGACTCAGTCATTTCTAAAAGGAGAAGTGGAGGAGGCTTCCAAAAAGATTTCTTAGAATCACTGATAATGAAACATAGCAAAGCAGCAGGGGATGAAGATGATAAAGATAAACTCACTGATAAACAATTGAAGGACAACATATTAACTCTGTTGGTTGCAGGTCATGATACTACGACTGCTGCTCTCACATGGCTTATTAAATTCCTTGGAGAAAACCCTTCTGTTCTGGAACAACTAAGA GATGAGCATCAACAAATTCAATCAAACCGAGAAAATGGAGCAAATCTAACATGGGATGAAGTTAACAACATGCCATACACCGCCAAA GTAATCAATGAAACTCTTAGAAGAGCCACTATATTACCTTGGAATTCAAGAAAAGCTGCCCAGAATTTCGAGATTGATG GATACAAAATAGAGAAAGGCTGGTCTGTTAACTTGGATGTTGTCTCCATTCACCATGACCCAGAAATCTTTCCCAATCCTCAAAAGTTTGATCCCTCCAGGTTTGAT gcACCCCTAAAGCCTTTTAGCTTCCTTGGATTTGGTAGCGGACAGCGAATGTGCCCCGGAATCAACCTGGCCAAGCTCGAAATCTCAGTATTCATTCATCACCTGGTCTGCAGATACAA GTGGATCCCTCTGGAGAAAGACGACTCAGTCCAGCCAACTCTTGTAAGGATGCCGAAAAACAAGTATCCGATTGTAGTTGAGTCACTTTGA